From the Kogia breviceps isolate mKogBre1 chromosome 15, mKogBre1 haplotype 1, whole genome shotgun sequence genome, one window contains:
- the RNF152 gene encoding E3 ubiquitin-protein ligase RNF152 produces METLSQESLLECQICFNYYSPRRRPKLLDCKHTCCSVCLQQMRTSQKDVRCPWCRGITKLPPGFSVSQLPDDPEVLAVIAIPHASEHTPVFIKLPSNGCYMLPLPISKERALLPGDMGCRLLPGSQQKSVTVVTIPAEQQPLQGGAPPEAVEEEPDRRGVVKSSTWSGVCTVILVACVLVFLLGIVLHNMSCISKRFTVISCG; encoded by the coding sequence ATGGAGACGCTCTCCCAAGAGTCTTTGCTGGAATGTCAGATCTGCTTCAATTACTACAGCCCCCGGCGAAGGCCCAAGTTGCTGGATTGCAAACACACGTGCTGCTCAGTGTGCCTTCAGCAGATGAGGACGAGCCAGAAGGACGTGAGGTGCCCCTGGTGCCGGGGCATCACCAAGCTGCCCCCGGGCTTCTCCGTGTCCCAGCTCCCGGATGACCCCGAGGTCCTTGCCGTCATCGCCATCCCGCACGCCTCCGAGCACACCCCAGTCTTCATCAAACTTCCGAGCAATGGGTGCTACATGCTGCCCCTGCCCATCTCCAAGGAGCGAGCGCTGCTGCCCGGAGACATGGGCTGCCGTCTGCTGCCCGGGAGCCAGCAGAAGTCCGTCACCGTGGTGACCATCCCGGCAGAGCAGCAGCCTCTGCAGGGCGGGGCTCCGCCCGAGGCGGTGGAGGAGGAGCCAGACAGGCGGGGCGTGGTGAAAAGCTCCACCTGGTCCGGGGTGTGCACTGTGATCTTGGTGGCCTGCGTCCTGGTCTTCCTTCTCGGCatcgtgctccacaacatgtcCTGCATTTCTAAGCGCTTCACTGTGATATCCTGTGGCTGA